The Plasmodium cynomolgi strain B DNA, scaffold: 1010, whole genome shotgun sequence nucleotide sequence attgtatacatttatatgaggataatttttcgtgatgttctattttgaataatgtagaaaaataaCTACAATCCAAATTCTTCCCTTCTCCATTATAGCAATCAGAATATGCTTCCTTATATGTACTAATATATTGgtttatgtaattataatatttttcatcacatGTGGTTAGGTCATGGGCAGTATCTAGCTCAATATTTACGTAATCCTTAGAATAATCAAACAGCAACTTAttcttgttaaaaataacttTATCTATTGGGGCATAGACAAATGGACACACTATAAAATATTCTGGAATACTCCTGTATAGCTCTTCATAAATCATGTTAATAATTCTTGAGAACACAGctttattatttactttgGGATATATCTTATCACCTAaccaataatacaaataCGAACAATATTCAttatcaaaattattttggcgatttccttttctattatatataaaacagaGAGCCTTTAGAATTTTATCAGATATTCCTTTAAGATTATACAACTGATAAGTTTGTTTAAATTCTTCACTTATGTTTGAGTAAAAATCAAGACTTTCGCACCCTTTCTGtccattttcaaaataagaatacataattttggatgtaaattttttatatcatctTTCTGAGacaaaagatataaaaatagtatatataatatatagagaaatatataaaatatga carries:
- a CDS encoding CYIR protein (putative;~vir-type antigen), encoding MYSYFENGQKGCESLDFYSNISEEFKQTYQLYNLKGISDKILKALCFIYNRKGNRQNNFDNEYCSYLYYWLGDKIYPKVNNKAVFSRIINMIYEELYRSIPEYFIVCPFVYAPIDKVIFNKNKLLFDYSKDYVNIELDTAHDLTTCDEKYYNYINQYISTYKEAYSDCYNGEGKNLDCSYFSTLFKIEHHEKLSSYKCIQCDKCREFTEVKRGPEEQPSALAKLVPQDRARTSNIYLNKTRDSGLSRINILDSSENTETTKTIKKNYATEGRHSKTLIDSVVEELRDSLAENPSSKDFFVDTMSSQM